The sequence TACTTAATTGTGCAGATTGAAAGCTTTGTGAAGATATTTCCAGGGGTAGAGCATGGATGGACAGTTCGATACAACGTTGAGGATGAATCGGCTGTCAAAGCTGCAGAAGAATCTCACACAGATATGTTACACTGGTTTACTAAGTTTATAAAGTGAAAACAAAGGAAGTACTAaattaaaacatcatttttCAGTAAGGAGATTGTCATAATTCCTCAAGGGAAGTGAAAATATGTCACAATGAGTACACTGCATTTTGCTGTTATAAAGATGAAATCAAGATTATGGTTTTAGCTTATGATGCATATTTCTTTCAACCCCCCTCCCCCCTCCACCTTTATCGGTAAAAATCTAAGGGTGTTCCGGTGAACAGTTGTCACGAGGGCTGTTTATGGTTATGGTTATGGTTATGGTGAAACTTATCTGTACCGGGCGTTTACACCAATTCAATACATGCACGCCACATGTTTAAATTTACAATTCATTTTACTCaatcttaattaattagcaCGTGTTTAACttcattaaatcacataataatgaaTTGTGGTGTAAAGCCCGGTGCGGGTAAGTTTTTTCCTTATGGTTACATAACCAAACCGAACCGCGATCCAAATTAAACCgatatttggtttgatttgattatgtttggttttaaattttgaaataccgATATTATTAGCTTTGGTTTTATTGAAAATGAATCGCAAAAATAATCAAACCGAACCGAgaagttatatatataaattttacagttatttataaatagaatataagtattttgataaattttaattaatttaaatctttaattttactattttctaAAGCCCAACACTTTAATTTTAGCCCAGCTATTAAAACTATAAGTCTTAATCCCtcaatatttattactttaaagATCACATGTTCTTTgttctttataaaattttcttacaCAACATTGAATAATTTAAAGCTCAATCTAATGAAGAtggtaattgattaattttgactatgaaatattctttttagaagtaatttctcaatattttaagATGTTGAGATCTCCAAAATATTGAACCAACTTTATATTATTGACAATGagttttttaagtttttgaaaCTTGGTACATTTGATGAACTTCTTTGCTCGTGTAATAACttatttgtgaattattcaGGTACTAAGTGTTTTTGTCTATCGAGATGCGTATGTCCTCAACAAACTTATTACTTTCGAGacgaaaatatcaaaaaaatctaACCAAACCAACGTTATTTTTTTGGTTaggttttagaaatttaaaaatcgaTTCAAGTtgatttggttttgattttaacTAATAACCGATCCATACTGAACCATGAACGCCCCTACTTGTCACACAACAACATATATGAGAAATAGAGATTCGTTAATTTAGGATAGAGGGGGTCGATTTGCCCGTTAAGAATACGTAACATGTTACttgtttttgtttcaattacATTTTATCTCATCATATCACATTCTATTTTGTGAGATTAGATAATCAATATTTATACAACAAAGATCTTTAGAAAGTTTTCAAAAGAGCATTGGTGCAGCAAAACAGGGGATCGGTAGATGTGAGTCCTGATAAGTTCAAATTTCGATAGATATAAAAGTACTAGACGCTCTCTGTCTTAGTTCTGGTGACAAAGTTATCTGTTATTTTTTGAATAGTAGAAAatagatatttcaaaaaattagttaaaatacGCACAAATTGATTCgaatattacattatatataataataaaaaatatatagatgtTGCAATTACCAGATCATGATCTCCTGAGCCAGCAGACTTCATGCAACATACATGTTTTACTTATTGGATTTATCTAATTAATGACATTTTCAAGGTATTATTAGACAAAAAATCAAGCACTCTACATGTTACGTCTCCTTTATTCAACCTAtctcattaattaattgagaCCACATTACATTACTTATTTTatgtacacatatatataaattttaacaaattattaattaaatattttttcttttcaataaatGTGATCCAATTTTCTCTCATAAGAAATTTAAGAAGGTAActaaagattttttttgaaaaaaaatatataataatatacaatACCACCATAATATTTGTATGGATATTGGACTTACGAAATTTATGgtcttaaatatgttattatacTTGTATAATTACAATTAGGAACTTGTTATTAATTACAAAATGAGACGTTAAACTACGATTAAATGGTTCCAAATATAGAACTATACTCCCTCCTCCCGtccaaaataattgatattttagcCTCTAAAAGGCAATCCCAAATACTAATAGATCATGAGTAGTTGAGGGgaatatcatcaaattaactatttaacaaaattttaaagcatatatgaaaagtaaaatagaccatcaatttatttttatttttaaaaaaagaaacgtcgtgcatcatgccttttagaattttgtataatttattattatgatagatatataaaatagcAAATTAATATAAGGAAGACTATTCcctttttactttaaaattcaATTCATTTCAAAAcggacaaaaaaaaaatctgacgTTAATTTAGTCAggtataatataaaatatttaaaaaaaaaaacttctttgtATTCATAGTACTCCATAAAAGTAATTTAAACAATCAGATAACTATATTCTATAgtgtaattaattataattagtcAAAAGAGTATTGAGAGACAGAAAGAGTTTTAATGGGGAAAAAATTTAGTTAAGAATTATGcatttcaattaaatatttaaacttttgattataaaattggtattttgataaaaataataacttaaaatatagtATTTGGCCCGAAAAGTCAAAGTACTACATTAGATGgttaaatttatgtaaaaattacaTAGATTTCATAgtttaattacattttattactatttttattttcttaaattacaaAATCTCTATAATTTATAGTATCTCGGATACATAAAAACTTGTCAATACATAGCTCATGCATTTCGAATGGTATATTACTTAAGGAAAGAGATGTATCTTAAAGGGAATAACGATATATTCGAGAGGAAAAGGATATTTCCAAGAGAAGATAACGATGTATCCGACAtagttttcataatttttaaatgatagaAAATCTTAGAgattatcataaaataataagatgCCTGAATAGTTTTTCCGAAATAATTTTCAAACTATTCAAAATAGCTTTTATCTAcctattattaataattttgagTCTCATTATTAACATAATGAATTAGCCTTTATTTACTTTGTATAATTGTCCGTTCAAATAATTAGTAAATATTGTACATTGACTAGTGATAGTGACAGTAATTACTTTTGGGCCAATGACTAATTAGGTAAATAATCTATTTTCAAATGTCGAAAACTTATCATCAAATGGCACGTGTAATGAAGCGGCtaaattttcaacatttttcttttacccgAACAATATCaccgtccggtattgtttgtcatgttgagCTTTTTGAAAGTCTGAGTAATTTTCGAAATTAAATTAGAtaacattaattcgatattttaaacaaaaaatttttagatattctaaaactatacgaaagtactataaattgcaatttttgcTATATTATGATGagaaaatacatcttaaaataataatcaaagttttatagtttgactctaaaaatagaaatcatgacaaataatatcgGACGGGAGATTAATAAATTTGTCTCTGAATTGTGTGAATATTATATTTGGATGCTAATTGTCTTttgaaatataaacaaaaaaattaacttattttaatctGCAGGTATTGAAAACTTATGATGGATGTTCATGTAGTCATTCATTGTAGCTTACTTTGATGCCCAAGTAAATTTTTGTAAGACTCATaaatagtctttaaaatattgATCCTTTTCTCTCAATCGACGATACACATTTTCTtgtcatttcatttttataGTAATATTGTTATGTCGGGTCCTGAGTGTTGTGAGAATCCACCAAATCACCTGAGCGGCGGTGgcggaggaggagaaggaggagCTGGTCATGTCCAACAACTTGGTGGTTTCAACTGTTATCTTTCTGGTCCTCTTGATTCCACTCAAACTATAATCCTTGTTTCTGATGTTTTTGGTAACTTCTCATTTTTGTGCTCATTTTGATATTTAGAATtcaaataagtatttttttaaaaaaatatgatttatatcgAACGACTAAGTattggctttttttttttttggtttaatatGCAGGATATGAAGCTCCAAAGTTGAGGTAAGGATTGCAGGAATAAACATGTCCTTTTTAATTTGACCTCTGCTAATATCGATCTCTATTCTTTCATTTTGATATGCATTTATAGATACTTAAACtgatataaaattgaacaaatatataCACAACATCCTATCTGGATGTAATTAATAGATCATATTATTCAAACtgatatataaattatagaAAGCTTGCAGATAAAGTTGCAGCAGCTGGTTTCTATGTAGTAGTCCCTGATTTCCTTCGTGGTGATCCTCGTATACCTAATGATGAGAAGCCTTTAGAAGTATGGATAGTAGATCATGGACCGGTGAGTTCCTATttctaatattaatatatatatatatatatacgcactacaacaaaaatgaccattagcggcatttaattcttaattgccgctaaatatgtatttttagcggcaattgtcactctttgtatatgttcctaaagcctttagcgatattgattctaatgacacttaactaatgccggtaaggactttagcactctttattagtgtcaatatttaatgccgctaaaagttgtttttgttgtagtgtcaATATTTTATGCCggtaaaagttatttttattgtagtgatGTTTGCaattttatgtgatgtattCTTGTTGCTACAGGATCAAGGATTCGAAGATGCAAAACCAGTTATTGAAGCTTTAAAGAGCAAAGGTGTAACAAAAATCGGAGCAGCAGGCTTTTGTTGGGGAGGTCATTATTGTTGCTCTGATTACAACTTACAAGCTCTTTTTATCTTTGTTAAACTTAAACTTTGAATTCGATCCAGCTAAGGTAGTCGTGGAACTAGCaaaatatgattatattcaAGCTGCAGTGCTATTGCATCCTTCATTTGTCGTTATAGATGATATGCACGGTATGATTTTCTTCTTATCTTTCTCTTGTTCGTATGAGTATTCAGTATACCTAAATACAGAGCACAATTTCATGTAAGAGTCTACTGTTGTTGTGCTTCAGCTGTTGAGGTTCCAATCTCAATATTGGGAGCGGAGATTGACAGAAGATCTCCACCTGAGCTTGTCAAGCAATTTGAGATGGCCTTAAACGCGAAGCCTGAGGTAGGAATTCGAGTTGTATCATAATAATTGACTAATAGGTGTATTCGAGTACATAGTTTACCAACAATACATGTTCCAACAGAGGTTTATAAGATACTTAGATTGCACTTTAGTTTGttaaaagaatgacaaaaatctcactatggttaatgagatgagtagactccttataaggcttgagcaatcctcctccctttgagctagcttttgagaCCGTGAGTTAAGCACAAGACCTAACTCAACAGTATTACTGCCAACGTGAATGAATTTAACGTTGATGGTGCTTTTTCCGTGCAGGTTGACGCATTTGTGAAGATTTTTCCTGGGGTTACACATGGCTGGGCCGTGAGGTACAACGATGAAGATGAATTAGCTGTAAAATCTGCTGAAGAGTCTCATCAAGACATGTTGGGATGGTTTGAGAAGCATCTCAAGTAAAATTTGCGTAATGACATGTTTTCTTTGTATGTTTTTGGTAATAAGGTTTGGGAGGGTTTTCTTGTGTTTGGTTTATGAGATAACACTTGTTTGTCGTTCCAAATTGACAGTGATAATTTCACTTAAATGTGGACTCTGGTTatgtttattaaaaaatataaaatagggtaaatttgaaaaagaaagagtGGAAGTGAAAACAGGATTTTGGTATTctctaaatttcaaattatagttgattttcatgatcaaacgctgatttttaaataaaatcggaagaaaataaaattttcttatagCCATACAGGGCTGTTTTCCTTGTACACACACAAGCGAAAAAGAGAGGCAACTAGACTAGCTAATGTCACTTGCTCAAACTTGTTTGGGTTCGAAAGAATCAGATTATCATGCAgaaacttataattataaataacattgattataaattagatacaaacaaaaatatactaaaaatatatttattatatgatttgGTGAAGTGATCTTTCTCGAACAAAACTCTCTAAACAATTATATTGTGGGTGTTCTTTTGTTCTTAGTATTAGAGGAGAAATCTTTAATTTATAGAGTTCCAAACTTCTCctctaatgaaataaaaatataacttttttaaaaaaaaattaaaacatttatgataatacattaattttccctcaagagaaaaataaaactcaaataaaataagaaaatagaaCAAAACTTTATATCATTTTCACACATTTGTATCATAAAATCTCAAGAAATTTTAAAGGGCACGTGAAGATTTTACATTCACGCCGCTATTGTCATAAAATTGTGAATATTCTTCAAACAAAGAGCAAATATCAATAGTGGCGGATCCAAGATTTTCGTTAAgggatttgaaaaataaaagtttaaatgtgtaaataaatttttagaaataggatccttaaatttttttggatttgAAACCAAACTTTTAGCacgttttaaaataaaaaataaggcTAAAATAAGCTTGAAAAatagaattgatttttttaaaaaaaataaactgaaaataaaaaaagaaaattactccctccgtttcaaaaagaatgaccctatttcCTCTTTAAtcagtttcaaaaagaatgactcatttctttttttggcaacactttgaCTTTAACATTCCAGGTAgcatatttaagaccacaagattaaagggcattttggtacatttgacataatatTTTAGGCGACTTGCCACTGAGTCATCAATTTCTATTTGTTCTTGAGGgagttctctctctctctctctctatatatatatatatatatatacataaaatttatcttatatatatcGTATATTTTTTTACCGAGAGAATTCGTGTGAACCCGTGGACCATAACGTGGGTCCTCCTTGAATATCAAGGCTTGTGTGATATTGCTGGACCTTGAATGTGATGCATTTTTAGTAATAGAAaatgtttcaaatatttttcaggTAACTTAGCAACATTTTTACTCCATGGTAGCAAGTTTCTTGTTTTTCCCTTCTTGATTATTACCTAGAGTGTAGTTTAttcttgaaataataaaattacactCTATGTAACAatcgaaaaaaagaaaaaactcaaaacaCTTGCTatcgaaagaaaaaaaattgcgAAGTTACCTTATAATTCtgaaaaacatttgaaatatCTCTACAAACAAACACTTCATATTCAAGGTCTACCAACATACACTAGCTTTGCCATATGCCATAGTTTCAAGGATATTAATTTACAGCATTATGTTAATAGTGGCATCAATGAGAAAACTCTTCAAATACCCTTCCAATAAGTTAGAAAAATTACTGAGTGGAATTAATgtcattaaagaaaaaataatcccAATAACTCCTTTTACTTATAAGGAACACTTTAAGCAACTCAAtgacatattttgaaaattagtgagtaataaataaaaacatgatattcaactacattttattttagaaaaaagattCATTGCATATTGAGATAGCTATGTAAGGtatcttttttattgttttaatttgcTGGAGAATTgtccttttcattttaattccAAAAACATTACAACAAAACTACATTTGTCACTTTGGGCTTGTTTGATAGGgtatataagaataatattaaagaGAGTGTACTAGTAATAGTCTTATTAATAATGTTTGTATTAGTTATGTTTGCATTaactatgaaaaaattatttcatatgcactatttgatttatgtatcaaaatAGTATACATTgcataattttgtaaaataatatttatttacaaaaaccTTCCACAAATATGGTAAAAAGATGTAAAAAAAGGTTTTGAAGAACAAATGGATCTTCAATCATGTTAATGCATAGATTATCCCCAAACATTACTTATAATACCATGGATATTCATGTATTAGTAATGTACtccttaatatatataatagagGGTATAACTAATGTTGTATAAATGCACCAAACAAGGTACTACTAATTCATAAAACTAGGCTGTCAAAATGAGCCTAAATATATTTAACACCTCCCCTCGCCCCCGAACTCACCCAAAATTTTATGTGTTGGCCCAAAATAATTTGTATTGAGTTCAATTTCAACTCAATTAAGCCTTAACCAATTTTTAAAAAGCGCAACTTacaaaaataactatatttatAGGGTTTAATGAATATCAATAGCTATAAGTATGTTATTTACAATAAATGACTATAATTTATATcacttttttgttgtattttagtataactttttatttttttttatttatacattaataCATCTTTAAGTACAAGAAACTAAATAAGGAATTGACTCTAAATATAATCACTATCCTTACATTACATCATACAATGAGCAACTTTCCATAATTAActttataactaaaaaaatacagACATATCAGATCATATTCTTTATCAGTTTAACAAAAATTGTGATACATTATATCCAATTTTCTTGTTGTCTGCATATTTCTCATTATGGCGTCGTAGaggtattaataattttttttttcattgatttaaGTTATTCTTGTAAGCAAATTGTTGAATTTGTGAATGAAGGTTAAGTATTTCGATTTTGAATAGGTGAACTACATAACAATAGATACAGtagttgttaaaaaaaatgaatacaccAATATAGAATACAATGAATATACATTGTTGTTAAACACAAAAATGAATATGTTGGATACAAATGTACTTGTATTCCCTAATCAACTTTTTATCTCGGATGTAGTACTTGTATATCTAGATATAACTGTATtcgtaaataatattttaacttgTGCTTATATAACAATACAGGtatctatgtatataaatatggatACATTTCAACACTGTTGTTAAGCAAAAATATGGATACATTATATAAACGTGTAAAAAAGATACAATTTGTGGGTATCAAACTGTATAAGTATAGATACATTTAGACAAAcgagcaaaaaaaataatacaatttgaGGGTATCAAATTGCATAAGTACGAGATAAGTATGCAATTAAACGATACCTGATggacacaaaatcacaaaaatcacTCTGGTAATGATGTAAAGGAATTTGAATGAATTTGAGaggaaaatagaaaatatgttatatatgaatattgatgaaagatttttttttttttttgatgatgataaacATGGAAAAAGATCACAAATGTGCCAGGCATAATTAATTAGGCATTCAATTATAATTACTTTcccatttgatttatttattatattaaatatatatatattatatatttgtataaaattaactttGCTAAGTCTAATCATATCCAtgtaacatgaaaaaaataaaacatagctatttttcttgaatatatatggatgtttgccatattgtgaagtttttcctttaaaaaatcttcaattgAGCCCAATTTAATGTGTTTCaacttgtttgaatttttttttatttacattgatgtaaATTACCTTCCTATATTAAATGTTGTGAATTACCTATTTTATATCTTCTAAGATTGATCTATCCATTTGCAGCtcttttttagaaatatttttaaaaggaagGGAATAATGAAGAATATGTTAACTAATaatgtgtatataagtaattttttcttttatgattatttttttatgagtaaattttaggtttagcaaacataaaaatcatatttgtatgttataactatagtttgcataattgcgctctataacaaatttttatgtttgctatggctATTAATCTGTATAtttcgatatatatatacacaatatatataaattttggtatacatatacaccatatttgtatatttcgctatacTTATACATAAAATTGTTTCATGCCTTGATTTGTATATTTCGATAATTTGTATATTAATCTGTATACGAACTAACACATAGTAATTATATGTAAACAAAAtcactatacatatacataaagaTATTATACAAATATGTCTTATTATGTATAactatgaataatatataaacaacaaattgaatttaaacaactaaaaaatagGAATTGTATACTGAATGGGTAATTGTATATTGAATGGTAATATGTACAAAcaataaattgaatttgtataaacaaactaaaaaatagtaattgtatatCGAATGGGTAATTGTATACCGAATGGcaaaaatatgaaatgtttgttgcgaattataaataaaagaaactattggtataacatttaatttgaattaatacttgttattttatacaatttttctttattttattctaatttataAAGACAAAACTCTTGATAAATTATCTATCTATCCATCCTTTATAactatattttctaatatttcctaccatttcaaaatattacaaTAATTCCTCTTTTTCCTTCAAAACTCCACTCCTCCGGATAAATAACTTTTCAACTCGTGCATGTTTCTTTCTTCCTATTTTCACGTCTTCAATCTCTTTATATTTTCACTCCCTCTATCTCAGCAATTACATCCTTTAttacaattttgaatttcaaatttatacttTCTCCAATCGTTGGATCTCAACTTTCTCAATAGGTAAATTTTCTTCTTCGACAACTTACAATTCattgtttttgttctttttttttcaaagtctCGATACATATCAATGATGCTCCTTCTTTTAGTGATGGGATTACCCAATTAACCTCACCTAATATTGATCGTGTTTATGATTATAATGAGGATGATTGAActgaaaataaattcaaacaatTACATTGTTCATTATCAATGACAGAATGTTGAGAAGGCAAAGTCgaagaaaaatgtatttttgttttctaaagTGACTGTGGNNNNNNNNNNNNNNNNNNNNNNNNNNNNNNNNNNNNNNNNNNNNNNNNNNNNNNNNNNNNNNNNNNNNNNNNNNNNNNNNNNNNNNNNNNNNNNNNNNNNNNNNNNNNNNNNNNNNNNNNNNNNNNNNNNNNNNNNNNNNNNNNNNNNNNNNNNNNNNNNNNNNNNNNNNNNNNNNNNNNNNNNNNNNNNNNNNNNNNNNNNNNNNNNNNNNNNNNNNNNNNNNNNNNNNNNNNNNNNNNNNNNNNNNNNNNNNNNNNNNNNNNNNNNNNNNNNNNNNNNNNNNNNNNNNNNNNNNNNNNNNNNNNNNNNNNNNNNNNNNNNNNNNNNNNNNNNNNNNNNNNNNNNNNNNNNNNNNNNNNNNNNNNNNNNNNNNNNNNNNNNNNNNNNNNNNNNNNNNNNNNNNNNNNNNNNNNNNNNNNNNNNNNNNNNNNNNNNNNNNNNNNNNNNNNNNNNNNNNNNNNNNNNNNNNNNNNNNNNNNNNNNNNNNNNNNNNNNNNNNNNNNNNNNNNNNNNNNNNNNNNNNNNNNNNNNNNNNNNNNNNNNNNNNNNNNNNNNNNNNNNNNNNNNNNNNNNNNNNNNNNNNNNNNNNNNNNNNNNNNNNNNNNNNNNNNNNNNNNNNNNNNNNNNNNNNNNNNNNNNNNNNNNNNNNNNNNNNNNNNNNNNNNNNNNNNNNNNNNNNNNNNNNNNNNNNNNNNNNNNNNNNNNNNNNNNNNNNNNNNNNNNNNNNNNNNNNNNNNNNNNNNNNNNNNNNNNNNNNNNNNNNNNNNNNNNNNNNNNNNNNNNNNNNNNNNNNNNNNNNNNNNNNNNNNNNNNNNNNNNNNNNNNNNNNNNNNNNNNNNNNNNNNNNNNNNNNNNNNNNNNNNNNNNNNNNNNNNNNNcaccaccccacccccaccctcccccaaaaaaggtagaaaatttgaatttgtaataTATTGCTCTAcgctatatttttttcttcaattttttgtcGTTCATTTTTTTCTGATACAAAAAATGGGGGAAAAGTAGAACAAATTGTTGAATATCCTTCTCTATCCAAGGTTCAAATTTTTAATGTACctaatt comes from Solanum pennellii chromosome 1, SPENNV200 and encodes:
- the LOC107030299 gene encoding endo-1,3;1,4-beta-D-glucanase-like; this translates as MSGPECCENPPNHLSGGGGGGEGGAGHVQQLGGFNCYLSGPLDSTQTIILVSDVFGYEAPKLRKLADKVAAAGFYVVVPDFLRGDPRIPNDEKPLEVWIVDHGPDQGFEDAKPVIEALKSKGVTKIGAAGFCWGAKVVVELAKYDYIQAAVLLHPSFVVIDDMHAVEVPISILGAEIDRRSPPELVKQFEMALNAKPEVDAFVKIFPGVTHGWAVRYNDEDELAVKSAEESHQDMLGWFEKHLK